From bacterium, the proteins below share one genomic window:
- a CDS encoding AAA family ATPase, which yields MKLLRLKVANYRGITTREIKFSSQGITRIEGPNESGKSSLGEAINTILDYPDNSKGKDIQAIQPVHQDVGPEIELELETGKYVFTYFKRFLKKSETRLTITKPNPENLTGRQAHDRANEILKETLDVDLWKALSIPQGEAIDQPDLKNKQALSAALDKAAGVQPAASQELSLFKRVSQEYELYYTIGRGTEKKELQDLRNDLIEKQTEVRSIEQDIRALETDIDRVPVLQRELAQLKKQEEGLSQQMIDLTAKLEQISSLENILSAAALKQESAQKTFQTARHAKEIRHEMISTTENAAKTHRELQESSSMALPVLSQAQEALNKTKAAADEAGQKRKEAESLATLKRVDFDYYNNKLHLDQLLERKQRIDQARKDAAQAETVLAKNKVDANALKRIKEAELSFNTASAQMEIGSPSVLLRSISKCRPFIDGTEVVLDTNEVRTISVSDKTKVSVPGILDIEITAGSSIEGLARKVESTRQVLQSACADAAVADSDEARKAYDKCQEALRVVENKVRVEEENLRDISYESLEQRLRNLQQSVPNYLVKRVKDPAICPDFDTAKKERTKAEANLQVANGELENKRRLLESARSFFDDVNIKHKEAGAKLEQLAKDLKQTQENLNMARKKESDETLEANLTAADRAVLSEDAAYRSAVASLEACNPEQVRALADSTKGSLKTIKNSHDSKDKGLLEVQTHLKIKGEEGFHEKLNAANNQLEQLEFKNRATALRANAAKCLFDTMCEERDKASRAYMAPLKDKMERLGRLVFDPSFQVTIDDDLKIASRTGSGVTVPFESLSGGTKEQLSLIYRLSCSMLVAKDGGTPVLLDDALGYTDPERLKLMGAVLAVAAKECQIVIFTCVPERYAFIGEAAVVPL from the coding sequence ATGAAACTCCTTCGTCTTAAGGTTGCCAATTACCGGGGCATCACTACACGCGAGATAAAGTTCAGCTCCCAGGGGATTACCCGCATAGAAGGCCCGAATGAGTCGGGGAAGTCCAGTCTCGGCGAGGCCATAAACACTATCTTGGACTACCCGGACAACAGCAAAGGCAAGGACATTCAAGCCATCCAGCCTGTTCATCAAGATGTGGGTCCTGAAATTGAACTGGAACTGGAAACGGGTAAATATGTGTTTACATATTTCAAGCGATTTTTAAAAAAGTCCGAGACTAGGCTTACTATTACAAAACCGAATCCCGAAAACCTCACGGGCCGCCAGGCGCATGACCGGGCGAATGAAATTCTTAAAGAAACACTCGATGTCGATTTGTGGAAGGCCTTGTCTATCCCGCAGGGTGAAGCGATTGACCAACCGGACCTTAAAAACAAACAGGCGTTGTCTGCGGCGCTCGATAAAGCCGCAGGGGTTCAACCGGCCGCCTCGCAAGAGCTTAGTTTGTTCAAAAGGGTTTCGCAGGAATACGAACTTTACTATACGATTGGTCGTGGAACCGAGAAGAAGGAACTCCAGGACCTGCGGAACGATCTGATCGAAAAGCAGACTGAGGTTCGGTCGATTGAACAAGACATCCGCGCGCTCGAAACCGATATCGACCGTGTCCCTGTATTGCAAAGGGAGTTGGCCCAGCTCAAGAAGCAGGAAGAAGGGCTGTCTCAACAGATGATAGACCTCACGGCGAAACTCGAGCAAATTAGTTCGCTCGAAAACATTCTTTCTGCAGCCGCTTTAAAACAAGAATCCGCTCAAAAAACTTTTCAGACAGCTAGGCACGCTAAAGAAATCCGCCACGAGATGATTAGCACAACAGAAAACGCCGCCAAGACCCACAGGGAACTTCAAGAAAGTAGTTCAATGGCCCTGCCGGTTTTGTCTCAGGCCCAGGAAGCCCTTAATAAAACCAAAGCGGCGGCCGACGAAGCCGGACAAAAAAGAAAAGAAGCGGAATCTCTCGCCACCCTAAAGAGGGTGGATTTCGACTATTATAATAACAAGCTCCATCTGGATCAATTGCTCGAACGCAAACAAAGGATTGACCAAGCCCGTAAAGATGCCGCTCAGGCAGAGACGGTGTTAGCGAAGAACAAGGTGGATGCCAACGCCTTAAAAAGGATAAAGGAAGCCGAGCTCAGCTTTAATACTGCCAGTGCCCAGATGGAAATAGGTTCGCCAAGTGTTCTCCTTCGTTCCATCTCTAAGTGTCGCCCGTTCATCGACGGTACAGAGGTTGTTCTCGACACTAACGAGGTCCGCACAATATCCGTCTCAGATAAGACCAAGGTCTCTGTTCCAGGAATCCTTGATATCGAAATAACCGCAGGTTCCAGCATAGAAGGGCTTGCCCGAAAGGTTGAATCCACTCGTCAGGTCCTCCAGTCTGCCTGTGCCGACGCCGCTGTGGCAGACTCGGACGAGGCCAGAAAAGCGTATGACAAATGCCAAGAGGCATTGCGGGTTGTTGAAAATAAAGTTCGAGTCGAAGAGGAAAACCTTAGGGATATTTCTTACGAAAGCCTTGAACAGAGGTTACGCAACCTTCAGCAGAGTGTGCCGAACTATCTTGTCAAGCGGGTTAAAGACCCCGCGATTTGCCCTGATTTCGACACGGCAAAAAAGGAACGGACAAAAGCCGAAGCAAATCTTCAGGTCGCTAATGGTGAATTGGAAAATAAACGTAGGCTTCTCGAGTCTGCCCGCTCCTTCTTCGACGATGTAAATATAAAACACAAGGAAGCCGGGGCAAAACTTGAGCAGTTGGCCAAAGACCTCAAACAGACTCAAGAAAACCTCAATATGGCCCGTAAAAAAGAATCTGATGAAACACTCGAGGCCAATCTGACCGCTGCCGATCGGGCAGTGCTCTCAGAAGATGCTGCATACCGTTCAGCTGTCGCCTCATTAGAGGCTTGCAACCCCGAACAAGTAAGAGCCCTGGCAGATTCCACCAAAGGTTCCTTGAAAACGATAAAAAATAGTCATGATTCAAAAGACAAGGGGCTGCTAGAGGTCCAAACCCATCTTAAAATAAAGGGCGAAGAGGGCTTTCACGAAAAATTAAACGCGGCAAATAATCAACTTGAACAATTGGAATTCAAAAACCGGGCGACCGCCCTTAGAGCCAACGCGGCCAAATGTCTTTTTGATACCATGTGCGAAGAGCGGGACAAGGCGAGTCGAGCTTATATGGCCCCGCTTAAAGATAAAATGGAAAGACTCGGTCGCTTGGTCTTTGACCCTTCATTTCAGGTGACTATCGACGATGATTTGAAGATTGCCAGCAGAACAGGCTCTGGTGTTACGGTCCCCTTCGAGTCCCTTAGTGGGGGTACAAAAGAACAACTTTCTTTAATTTATCGATTGTCGTGTTCCATGCTGGTGGCAAAGGATGGCGGGACACCGGTCCTTTTGGATGATGCTCTGGGTTATACCGACCCGGAGCGTCTGAAATTGATGGGCGCTGTATTGGCGGTAGCCGCCAAGGAATGTCAAATTGTCATTTTTACCTGTGTTCCTGAAAGGTATGCTTTTATTGGGGAGGCTGCTGTTGTTCCACTGTAG
- a CDS encoding AAA family ATPase, protein MKLHHLRIEGYKRIEMATVMFGDATFLIGPNNTGKSTVLSAITHLLSANKRIPEIEYYSVQDEATNERKTVSNRIVLEAEFRNLPVESKSWRGFKGRIFEYDPGNSGESGLCLTYRKTYELGKEVVIELKSKTRTMKAQYADVTTPQELIDLGIEADLVGELFDDLKKKFTAATRLKLQEINDLWDIGTEDTWFQNPGGIPGVVLVRLPRYIIIPADTASNEMSSGGVLPKTLNELFEDVRGTSPNYREAQKFLDKLAKELDPSDATSEFGKMIIELNAIIANVFPESKIHAHADLSDPDKSLKPTFTVELSSNIRTPVDHQGAGMVRSAVFGILRFRQKWLSRREDQDIRRSIIIGFEEPEIYLHPSAANQMRDTIYELSAQDSQIVATTHSPYLIDLARKPKQVLNRFSFAGGGIQAQPFNVTDAFKSLQDEDKDYVKMILKVDDHIARVFFTKRIVVVEGDTEDIVIRETLKRIEKSKQLGILANTEVIKARGKASIIGLAKYLKVMGITPFVIHDRDGGVAGAEKFNAPIEAAVGKANVIQLEECLENVLGYAPPSTEKPFTAYSFTKSWGDSWTDVPEKWRLVMERAFEIR, encoded by the coding sequence ATGAAGCTCCATCATCTACGAATTGAAGGCTACAAGAGAATCGAAATGGCAACAGTTATGTTCGGCGACGCAACCTTCTTGATCGGTCCCAATAACACCGGGAAGAGCACGGTTCTGAGCGCTATCACGCATTTGCTTTCTGCAAACAAACGGATCCCAGAGATCGAGTACTACAGCGTACAGGATGAAGCAACAAATGAACGCAAGACAGTCTCAAACAGAATAGTGCTTGAAGCTGAGTTTCGGAACCTGCCAGTCGAGTCCAAGTCGTGGCGTGGTTTCAAAGGACGCATATTCGAGTACGACCCCGGTAATTCGGGAGAGAGCGGTCTATGCCTCACCTACAGAAAGACCTATGAACTAGGCAAAGAAGTTGTGATCGAACTGAAGAGTAAAACGCGAACGATGAAGGCGCAATATGCTGATGTTACTACACCGCAGGAACTTATTGATCTGGGTATTGAGGCTGATCTTGTCGGTGAGTTGTTCGATGATCTGAAGAAAAAGTTCACAGCTGCAACACGACTAAAGCTGCAGGAAATTAACGATCTATGGGATATAGGCACAGAAGACACTTGGTTTCAAAATCCGGGAGGTATTCCGGGAGTTGTGCTGGTTCGGCTTCCACGCTACATAATTATACCAGCTGATACGGCGAGCAACGAAATGTCCAGTGGCGGAGTGCTGCCAAAAACACTGAATGAATTGTTTGAGGACGTACGTGGAACCTCCCCCAACTATCGAGAGGCACAAAAATTTCTCGATAAATTGGCTAAGGAACTCGACCCATCGGATGCAACCTCCGAGTTCGGCAAGATGATTATCGAGTTGAACGCAATTATTGCGAATGTTTTCCCCGAGTCAAAGATACATGCGCACGCAGATCTCAGTGACCCAGACAAGTCACTCAAACCGACCTTTACGGTGGAACTGTCAAGCAATATACGTACACCGGTTGATCACCAAGGCGCTGGAATGGTGCGCTCAGCGGTGTTTGGAATTCTTCGATTCAGACAAAAGTGGCTCTCAAGAAGAGAAGACCAAGACATTAGGAGATCAATCATTATTGGGTTCGAGGAACCGGAGATATATCTACACCCGAGCGCGGCTAACCAAATGAGGGATACGATATACGAGCTGTCCGCCCAGGATTCTCAAATCGTTGCTACTACGCACTCCCCATACCTGATTGATCTCGCGAGAAAGCCCAAACAAGTGTTGAATAGATTTTCCTTTGCTGGCGGTGGAATTCAGGCTCAGCCTTTCAACGTCACAGACGCGTTCAAGTCACTTCAGGATGAGGACAAAGACTACGTCAAGATGATTCTCAAGGTTGATGATCATATTGCGCGGGTTTTCTTCACAAAACGAATTGTGGTCGTGGAGGGAGATACCGAGGACATAGTTATTCGTGAAACATTGAAGCGGATTGAAAAAAGCAAGCAACTTGGCATTCTCGCGAACACTGAAGTGATCAAAGCCCGTGGCAAAGCATCTATTATCGGACTCGCGAAGTATCTAAAGGTTATGGGAATCACGCCATTTGTTATACACGATAGAGATGGTGGTGTCGCAGGCGCAGAGAAGTTCAATGCTCCCATTGAAGCAGCCGTTGGTAAGGCGAATGTCATCCAACTCGAAGAGTGCTTGGAGAATGTACTGGGGTATGCCCCACCGTCGACTGAGAAACCGTTCACCGCCTATTCTTTTACGAAAAGTTGGGGGGACTCTTGGACCGATGTGCCCGAGAAATGGCGGCTTGTGATGGAACGGGCGTTTGAGATCAGATGA
- a CDS encoding tetratricopeptide repeat protein codes for MSEVDRLKKQAEAGNAEAQGQLGHAYSEGIDIPRDYQEAFKWYLKAAEQGDKWALFNLGVMYAEGEYFPKDYNQAFKWYLLAAEKGNSAAQFNIALFYANGYGVRKDPIEAVSWYLKASKNGFAPAQVALGDAYKDGWGVKKDLVQAYALFSLAATLTPNPDNQSVIDMAKVKRELIEIALTPEEIAKAQNISREWYTKESK; via the coding sequence ATGTCTGAAGTAGATCGCCTGAAGAAACAAGCAGAGGCAGGAAATGCAGAGGCACAAGGGCAGCTCGGTCATGCCTATTCAGAGGGTATTGATATTCCCAGAGATTATCAGGAGGCTTTTAAATGGTATCTTAAGGCTGCCGAACAAGGTGATAAGTGGGCCCTATTTAACCTTGGCGTTATGTATGCTGAAGGTGAATATTTCCCAAAAGATTATAATCAAGCGTTTAAATGGTACTTGTTGGCAGCAGAGAAGGGGAACTCAGCAGCTCAATTCAATATCGCTCTTTTTTATGCCAATGGTTATGGAGTCCGTAAAGATCCTATTGAGGCAGTAAGCTGGTATCTTAAGGCCTCAAAAAATGGATTTGCCCCTGCTCAAGTTGCTTTAGGAGATGCATACAAAGATGGGTGGGGTGTTAAGAAGGATCTAGTTCAGGCATATGCTTTGTTCAGTCTAGCGGCAACACTGACTCCCAATCCGGATAACCAATCCGTAATTGATATGGCAAAAGTAAAGCGTGAGCTGATTGAAATTGCTTTGACACCTGAAGAAATAGCAAAAGCTCAGAATATTTCGCGCGAGTGGTACACTAAGGAATCGAAGTGA